The Hoplias malabaricus isolate fHopMal1 chromosome X2, fHopMal1.hap1, whole genome shotgun sequence genomic interval attttatgtgtCATTTAGCGTCTATTCGGAACAAGAGGACAATTGTGCTTGACTGCctacatttctgtgtgtgtgtgtgtgtgcgtgtgtgagcgCATGattgtcagagtgtgtgaaatgtgctcatgattaaaaaacaaaaaagtgttgcACAAAAATAGTCTGCGAggtaaataacttttttttgttctttaacCGAAAAGACATCCATCCCATTAGCCTACTCAGTTCCACTTTAACATCCAGCTAACACCTGAACACGTTATACCATAATTTACCATGGAGGCTCTTTAAATTGATGGAAATAGTGGTAGAAACAAAATGGAATTATATAATTTCTTCTAAATCTAAGAGTCATATTTACAATATAGTACAGAGGATCTaaattttataaagtgtttcaaATTGACTTATACAGACCATCACACAACTCAAAAACACCACCTTTctggtaaagaaaaaaaaaatcatagcaTCCATGCTCCTGGCTGTGAAAATACAAGAATGTCTGATATGAATGAGCAAAATATAAATTCAAGAAACATGACAATTGCTTTGGCTTATCATGAATTATGAGGAGATCCAATTAAATAAGTTTAGACTAGCCTTGTCTTGATTTTCCCCTTTTAGAGGCAATATTAAGAACTCACCTTTAGTCTATATTTtagtacatttacagcatttagcagacactAAACAGGCAaattacaaatgtgtttaaCTGAAGGATGGACAATGCATCCTAGATCATGTGAATAGAGTCCAAAACACTCAAACCAATACAGTTAGAATCAAGAGCCAGGTACCTACAATAGAGGGATACAACATATAGTGCAGTACCAGATCAGAGTCAGGACGAAATAGCCATAAAAGAGAACCAGTAGTGCAATAGCTACAAGACATTTCAGTAAATGATAGATTAATATATACTGAAATACTGCACAAAGAGATTGGCCTTGAAGTCTGCATTGTAAAGTGCTCCGGTCAAGTTCACTTGATGTAACCTTACAAAATATACTCTGAAAAGGGACAGGGCTAAAAAATGTAGGTCTTTCCTATCTACAGATAATCTATATCTTGATATTTTCCTAGAGTTGTGTTCCTGCTACCCAACACCAGCGTTCAAATGTCTGTTTGGCTTTAAGGAGTTGTTGCGTTAGCGTAGACGCATGAGGTAAATTTAATACTTgttttatatgattttttttcacttgcTAAATGAGGAATTCAGAAAATAGATGCTTGAATGAAGTAAGGGCAACTTCTTTTTAAACTGTATCCTAAGACTGGGTTGCGTTAAAATtagataattaaaaaaattaaactcgTTCCCACAGTAGCTACATGCTAACTTCTTGGTGTGGACCCCTCTCGCCTTCCCCTCAGGTGTTCATTTAAGATGCGCGTTTCTAAAAAGCAAGCTGTACGTGTAAATCGCCGCAGATTAAATCCAGAACGGAGATTAATTCCAATTTTTCCAGTGATTCAGTTCTATCTGCTCACTGTCGTTACAAACGGAGGGAATGCGGAAGGAGAGATGGGTTTAAAAGGTAGAGAGCCGTTAGGAATAAAACGGTTTTAGAAATACTGAGGTAAAACAAGCTCTCTGTTGACGGACGGTGTCTAGGTTAACTGCAGTGGGTTTAAGGGTACAATAACGACTGTTCTGGGGCCTGTTGAAAACCAAGTATCAATAGTAATAGTCGAAATAGAGCTGCATTTGATGTAATAATCATCATTACATTGTTTTATAGCAAGGTGAATGACTACTGTTAGGCTGCTACAGCTAATTACAATTACTACTCCAAGCCCCCACTTATAATGGTATTACTTATTCAGCCACTACTATTAATATCGTTATTACAAATACAATAATACTAAGGCTAATAATTCTTTACAAAAAAATAGTACTACTAATGCTAACACAGCTACAAGTGCACACTTAGCAACAGTATTTGTAATGCACCCAAGTGCTTACACTTTTAAAACTTTCTGAAGGAACCACTTGCAACATGTTTTCTATCATGGGAAGGAACCATGGTTATTTGGGTCATCATGGTTCTAGATATCAGTGCTATTACACGGCACTGAAGACTGCTCTTGCTACAACAGCACCATAAGTGTTCTTCATGGTATAGAACACTAGATAAAATGCACTAAATAAATATGAAGAGCTGAGACAAAACTCTGTTTGTCAATGTTTAAAGAATGATTTTAACAGCACACATCATCTTGTATATTATTACCAGAAGTAAAATAGTGATTATAAATATGCTACATAAAATGGAGCaattatatgttatatatatatatatatatatatatatatatatatatatatatatatatatatttataatataaatgaaatacattttactttGACTCATTGGCAATTTCACTGTGGTTGTACAATGACGGAAAAGTTCTTGAATCTTGGGTCTAAAGGAAAGACTTTAGTGACTTTCAGCAGAACAATTAATAATATTGGTTTACCATCCTCATACTGTATGCTCAATCTCAATCACCTACCAATAAAAACAGTGACAGTAATGGGTTCTATCAGCATACACCCATCCATAGAATTAGCATTATTTTCCTTACATTATACAGTAACCAGAAGCTCTGTCCTACATTTGTGTACATTAGATGTGCATCAAAAGCTGTGGACCTGCTACTACACTACACCTCAAAAACTGTTGTAGAAGAGTCGAGGAGCAATATGTGAGCAGTTGtagtgatctctctctctctctctctctctctctctctctgtgtgtgtgtgtgtgtgctgggctcGGTCAGTAAGGAGTTAAAGGGCGGAGTCGCTGGAGGACACGCCTCATTGGGCAGATTATGCGCAGCAAacaaaacgtgtgtgtgtgaggcggAGAGGccgtcagtgtgtgtgtgtgattcagtcCCATctgcgctccctctctctctctttatctctctctctctccccctctcttctctctccatcGCTCTGTCTCTATccttctgtgagtgtgtgtgcgcgcgcgcgtgcgAGATGAACTGACGGAGCCTGGGAGCCCTGCTGGATTATTACTATTCTgattatcatcattatcaccatcatctccatcaCTGTTTTCCACCTTCACTGAAGCAGGTGAGTACGCGCGGTTCACTGCAGCTGCACGGAGCAGCGGCTTCAGGTTTTCAGGGGCAACTGACACTTCTCTGGGCTTTTGAGAGAGATACGAGTTACGCCTTAAAAGTTGGAATAATAACAAAAGCAGGAGGAGGTTATAAATCTCGCCGAGGTCAGCGGGTTCAGCCTGGGGCTGCGGGGCTCTCCAGTGTTTCCACTATTTTAGCTCAGATGCATATTCATTGGGCTCTTTTGTGTGATTTTGGTCTcgtctctgagagagagagagagactaacagCTGCCAGAAAGAAAGGGGTGTCCGCTGAACCGGGGCTCTACTGAAAGagttaaacaataataaaaataacactaaGAAGGATTTTTAGCAAAGGAAATCTTCGTAGAGGAAGTGAATCAAAGCTGAAAGGCAGAGGGTCCAACTCGTGTGGAGACTGTGTGGAGTCCGCGGAGATGGTGAGGATGTGAAGTTTTGTCTCCGCGCTACTCTTACAGCATATTAATGTGTTGCGTTTTAgaggaacgtgtgtgtgtgtgtgtgtgtgtgtgtgtgtgtggtagtgtgATTAAATTACCGTCATGAGACCATTCtccaagaaaaaagaaaactcgacaataaaaaatgtaataacttTAGAGATAAAATTATTatacaatttattattattattaaaattattgttataattattatttatattattattattattattattaaaatacaaaCGAGGTTCATTCTATTTCAATTTCAAAATTAAGAattgtaaaacaaaataaataaaatccacccaaaaacaaaacaatgtggCAATGTGCCTCATTGGAAACTGTCTTACACAGCTTTAATATCCGCCTCCCTCAAGGTTTTTTTAGTAAGGTGTTTTTAGGGGTGGTTCTACAAAGAAACATTAATTGACTGTATTTGACCGTTTCCTTCTGAAATATGTGGCTGTCCTCTAGGGAAAATCTGTCGTAAACGGTCCTCAGTGACATTCAAGTGCTCTCCAAAACTAATTTTTGGTTCTGTACACAACAGAACTACATTTACGGGCCGTGTCCACCACCGAGGGCCATTAAATTAAGGAGTGGGACACTTGATTGTAAACTGCCTGGATTCTTTCAAcactgtgggaaaaaaaagtacaaataaaaGACATcagataatattttaatatttaataaagctCCCTTCACAAATTAAACGTCGCTTAAAATCGCTTACAAATTGCAGTATTAAAGCCCCAGCTCCTGTAAGCTCCTAAAGGCGAGCAGTAAGGCAGTGTGCAGGGAGCGCTGGGAATAAATGTGGGATAAAGAGGTTTAGAGCAAAAGAGATTAGAGTCTGGGTGGTTATCAAAGGAGAGGCGTGtggatttttataaaatttagcgTCTGGATGTTAGCCTTCCCTTTATTCGTTTAATAATAAGTTAGGACAGTGAATTacggactctctctctctctctctctctctctctcgttttatCAGTGTCTCTGTGCCTCTCTCGGTGTTTTTCTCGGTGTTTCTTAGGCGGAAATCGCACGGTTAGTAAATGTGAGCTGAGGAAAGAGTCATTAACTGTGTGTGCTGCTttaattagtgtgtgtgtgtgtgtgtgagagagagagagagagagagagagagagagagagagaggtggattATGGTAATGAACGcagcaaataaaaacactgggagacttaaaaaaaacaatccattttttttaaacgtataaaatatttaaaaaaaaaaagaaaataaaaaatctaaataaaaaatatgagaAGAAACAGCTGACAATTCAGTTATGGATTGTAttataaacatattattatttttatgattattaattgttattgttattattattgctttgccgttttattattttattattgctgtataattttctattattattagaaCTAGTAGCTGTAGTAAGATGAATATGTGGCATAATAATTATTGCCATTTTTTACtttagtgtttgtgtattttattctcactattttaacttttttagggggggggggttgttgcTAAGTTACTGTAAGTGCTGTTAAATATTATTAGTAGCAGTAACTATTACTTTTGCATGGTTTCTTTCTATAAATCGTTCACTGTCTCTGTAGCTTACGAtagaaaaaatatgttttgtgtaaaaaaaatgttttgtttctcaGACCCGCTTTAATAGAGCGTTAAAATAATATGAAGcattatatataacataatatGAAAAACGGCATAGTCACATTTAGGGAGTTGAACCTAACAGCCTTTATTTCGTCCCGGAAATACATCACGGGGGATCCGTTCAATCAATAGCTGAGCTGGTTATGCGGGGTCATAAAGGgttaaaacagaaatgtaccGTTAATAAGTCAGAGGCCGCTAAAAGTCCGGAGAAATGCTCGGTTACTGCGAAGTTAGTGTTAATCCGAGCACAACTCCTCGAGCTCCCGGGTTAGTGTCGAATTTTATAACGTCACGCCTATCAAAAACTTTTTATCCTATacaaaaaattgtaaaaaaaaaaaaaaaaaaaagctgcgcCCAGAGCAAACCGCAgggaaaacagagaaaacgttCTTTGAATGTTGGTGCTACATATACAgccaattaaaaacatcttaCGTCAGTTAATCAGACTGATAGTCAGAAGGTGAAATGGTCATCTGAGTGTTCACAATTCAGCGCAGACCCGCCGTCTTTAATAAAGAGTTGAACTGAACAAACACAGGGTTAAACGGAGGCTGTGGGCGTGCACTGAAGCACAGCTGGACATAAACGAGCATTGTGGGGTTTTTCAGTGATGAGGATTTTACTAAAGAGGAGCAGTACATGTCTGACGTGCTGAAAGAGGCAGGCTCGTGTGCAAAAATACTAACACCccttgtgtgttttgtggattgTATTAGTGAGCTCACCCTCAAAAGTCACTGTTCCTCTACGACTTGGAATGCATTTATTTgcagtaaataaaacatacaatttcACCATGGGGTTCCCATACATTTGCAGCTGAATCTGGCTATAAATTTTTCTACACTACTTGAACACTCCAGCTGCTCTTTTAACGAATAGGAAAAATAGAAATGTCCCACAAGGCCATGGAATAGATTCTCTTAATTTCAGCCTGCATTCAGATCATTCTGAGATACATTTGGGGGTTGGATGTGTATTAAAATGGACCTTGCTAAAAGACCAGAAGCCACTGATATTAACTTTGACCCTCTCTTCGTCTTGTTCTGTGTGCGGAAGGTGATGATGGAGGAGTGCAGTTCTCAAAAGCTGTTATGGGACGGCGAGGCCAAGGCGATGCAGCAGTGTCTGACGGACATCTTCACCAGCGTCTACACAACCTGCGACATCCCAGAGAATGCAATTTTCGGACCCTGTGTCCTCAGCCACACGTCACTGTACGACAGCATCGCCTTCATCGCCCTCAAAGCCACCGACAAGAGGACTGCACCTTACATATTCAGAGTAAGACCTCATATCCAGATTCACCTCACACTCGGTGTCAGCTCTGAGCACACTTCAGTCCGGCAAAATGAGTTTAACACTGTGGAGAGTGTGCTTccctgcagctctgagaatatACAGTGTGCAAAGGCTTCATCATTCAGCAGCTTTGTTTATAATTAGTCTTTGTTAAATTGTAGCACAAGCATTACATTAAACACATTCTCTGCCTGTTTATGTGATCTCAATACTACAAAGCCTTTGAGAAAACTGGTCCCAAATCAGTGATTATACTGATGTTTATTAATGTGGAAGGCAAATTTGGATTGCCCTGTAACTGAATGAAAAATACAGGGCATACACATTTTACAGCAGTGGGTTTGCCGTTTCAACATTTGTTTCTCGCCGACCGTAGGTGGATACCTCAGCCGCGAACAGTTCCTCTGAGGGTCTAATGTGGCTGCGGCTCGTCCAGTCTGCGCGAGACAGGGAAGAGCAGAACCTAGAGGCCTACGTAAAGAACGGGCAGCTGTTCTACAGGTCGCTCAGGAGAATCGAGAAGGACGAGGAGCTGCTGGTGTGGTATGGAAAAGACCTGATGGAGCTTCTGCTACTGAGCTCCAGCAGAAACCAAGTCAAAGGCAAAGGTACATTCCTGAAAGTTTGTGTTAAATTTTGCTCATAATCTGTGCATTTTAAGAACTAGCTACATTTGCATCTGAGCAAGGATTCATCAAGATGAAGATGTTTTTAGAACAAGCTTAATtatatacaaaaaaagaaatagattCATACACATGCACCACTGGTCTAAGTAGATGAGCAAGCCATGCGTAAAGTTAAAATGCCTTATTAAATTACTCCACAAAAGGGAAGTCAGGACTTGAATGGAATGAACTACTTTTGTTTAGAGGGTGGTACAGAACACGAATTTACATAGTAATTCTCTGAGATCATTGCTGTATCACTGCTACAATCTAATGCTAATATTTGACTGTTTGTTTGTCTAAGCAAAAATACATATCCAATACACAGAAGACATTTTTAATGGCCCATGACCATGACAATGAATACAGACAATGTGGCCTGTATCGTCTAAAAATACAGCAAATAAGAGAAAATGTGCTGAACGATGTTGGAGTTTTGTTCGTTTCCGTTAGAGGCTTCCATTGACCTATTTTTCCTTAGCCGTTTTTAATTTGATGTGAAATTTGGCTGATTATTGCTCATGTGCTTCTCTATTTTTACACACAtgcaaattgtaaataaatccCATTAACGTTACTTTAATTTGGGTTCTTCTAGGATCGCCGCCATACCTGTGTCCGGACTGTAGTCAACGGTTCCAGTTTGAGTTTCCTCTCACGGCTCACCTGCGATTCCGCTGCACCAAGAGACTTCAGAGCATGGCCAGCATGGAGGATGAGGCGAAGGAGGCAAGTGAACAAGCCAGCATTCCTCTGACAAGGTCTAGCCCCAAGCACGGCCGCTCGGAGGGCTTCTCCGGCTCCCAGGATGGAAAACCGTCCACAGACTTCCACAACCTCGCCAGAGACTTGGAGAATAACAGGACCAGTCCTCCCAGCGACAAAGAGGCCGAGATCTTGAGTGAGAGCTCGGGAAAGCGCAAGTTCTCTGAAATGGAGGACAGCAGGGGCATGGGACTGTCACAATCCCTGACAAAGTCGAAGGAGGAGCTGGTGAGCTCAGCTCAGCACTACCGTGGCGTGTATGGCCTGGAGGACAGTAGGCggcctttctctccctctgcctcGGACGCACCCGAGGTGAAGCGGAGCGCCTTCACAGAGGTTAAGAAATCACCACAGACCTCAAAGCACGGTGGCAAGAACTCTGAGAACAAGGCAGACTCAGGGCGTCCGAGCGGGAACCTAAGCGAGAAGCATGTGAGCATCCGGCAGGTTCTGAGTGAGACGCAGCTGCCACAGTCACGTATCGAGAGCTCCACGGCAGGAAGCGCCTTCACCTCGGTTCTGCAGCAAGACACCGGGAGTTCAGAGCGTAAGAGTGCCTTCAGCCAGCCCTCGCGCTCCTTTGCACAGCTCTCACCGCTAGTCATGGCACCCAAGATCCTGTCCGCGGTTGACTGCCACCCGGCGGTGGGGGACACTGTCTCGTCTAGCCGACTCTACCAGGCCGACCACTTGGCCGCCAAGATTCAAAGCTCCGAACTGGGCAGTAACTGCCCTGTACCCGGAGCAATGGCCAAGCAGAGCCCCTTCCTGTATGCCACGGCCTTCTGGCCCAAAACATCAGGCCCCATCCAACTGCAGATGCCCTCAGCCCTCACTCTCCTTCCACCATCCTTCACCTCGCTCTGTCTCCCCGCTCAGAACTGGTGCGCAAAGTGCAACGCCTCCTTCCGCATGACCTCAGACCTGGTGTACCACATGCGCTCGCACCACAAAAAGGAGTATGCCATGGAGCCGCTGGTCAAGAGGAGGCGTGAGGAGAAGCTCAAGTGTCCCATCTGCAACGAGTCCTTCAGAGAG includes:
- the LOC136677063 gene encoding PR domain zinc finger protein 8-like isoform X1, coding for MVMMEECSSQKLLWDGEAKAMQQCLTDIFTSVYTTCDIPENAIFGPCVLSHTSLYDSIAFIALKATDKRTAPYIFRVDTSAANSSSEGLMWLRLVQSARDREEQNLEAYVKNGQLFYRSLRRIEKDEELLVWYGKDLMELLLLSSSRNQVKGKGSPPYLCPDCSQRFQFEFPLTAHLRFRCTKRLQSMASMEDEAKEASEQASIPLTRSSPKHGRSEGFSGSQDGKPSTDFHNLARDLENNRTSPPSDKEAEILSESSGKRKFSEMEDSRGMGLSQSLTKSKEELVSSAQHYRGVYGLEDSRRPFSPSASDAPEVKRSAFTEVKKSPQTSKHGGKNSENKADSGRPSGNLSEKHVSIRQVLSETQLPQSRIESSTAGSAFTSVLQQDTGSSERKSAFSQPSRSFAQLSPLVMAPKILSAVDCHPAVGDTVSSSRLYQADHLAAKIQSSELGSNCPVPGAMAKQSPFLYATAFWPKTSGPIQLQMPSALTLLPPSFTSLCLPAQNWCAKCNASFRMTSDLVYHMRSHHKKEYAMEPLVKRRREEKLKCPICNESFRERHHLSRHMTSHN
- the LOC136677063 gene encoding PR domain zinc finger protein 8-like isoform X2 — its product is MMEECSSQKLLWDGEAKAMQQCLTDIFTSVYTTCDIPENAIFGPCVLSHTSLYDSIAFIALKATDKRTAPYIFRVDTSAANSSSEGLMWLRLVQSARDREEQNLEAYVKNGQLFYRSLRRIEKDEELLVWYGKDLMELLLLSSSRNQVKGKGSPPYLCPDCSQRFQFEFPLTAHLRFRCTKRLQSMASMEDEAKEASEQASIPLTRSSPKHGRSEGFSGSQDGKPSTDFHNLARDLENNRTSPPSDKEAEILSESSGKRKFSEMEDSRGMGLSQSLTKSKEELVSSAQHYRGVYGLEDSRRPFSPSASDAPEVKRSAFTEVKKSPQTSKHGGKNSENKADSGRPSGNLSEKHVSIRQVLSETQLPQSRIESSTAGSAFTSVLQQDTGSSERKSAFSQPSRSFAQLSPLVMAPKILSAVDCHPAVGDTVSSSRLYQADHLAAKIQSSELGSNCPVPGAMAKQSPFLYATAFWPKTSGPIQLQMPSALTLLPPSFTSLCLPAQNWCAKCNASFRMTSDLVYHMRSHHKKEYAMEPLVKRRREEKLKCPICNESFRERHHLSRHMTSHN